From the Magnetococcales bacterium genome, one window contains:
- a CDS encoding acyl carrier protein, which produces MSDIADRVKKIVVEQLGVEADQVTEQANFVDDLGADSLDTVELVMALEEEFGCEIPDEAAEKIATVTQAIEYIQNNMD; this is translated from the coding sequence ATGAGCGATATCGCTGATCGTGTAAAAAAGATTGTTGTGGAGCAGCTGGGCGTGGAAGCGGACCAGGTGACGGAACAAGCCAATTTTGTGGATGATCTGGGGGCTGACTCCCTGGATACCGTGGAGCTGGTCATGGCTCTGGAAGAGGAATTCGGTTGCGAAATTCCTGACGAGGCGGCAGAAAAGATCGCCACGGTCACCCAGGCCATTGAGTATATCCAGAATAATATGGACTGA
- the fabG gene encoding 3-oxoacyl-[acyl-carrier-protein] reductase, translated as MKDRVAIVTGSTSGIGRVIALDLARRGAKILIISNESIRILEALEEIREFSPESESFEADVTSKACLGEAVKLAQKKFGRIDILVNNAGINRDNLLLRMSDGEWEQVMAVNLTAVFQLTRLVLRPMMKARYGRIINIASVVGQTGNAGQANYTATKAGLIGFTKSLAREVASRKITANCVAPGFIRSPMTDKLNPKAQEAILSQIPLGAMGSGEDIAEAVAFLASDRAGYITGETLNVNGGMYMG; from the coding sequence ATGAAGGATCGTGTGGCCATCGTAACCGGCTCCACCAGTGGTATCGGTCGCGTTATCGCCTTGGATTTGGCCCGTCGAGGGGCCAAAATTTTGATCATCAGCAACGAATCGATCCGAATTCTGGAAGCCCTGGAAGAGATCCGGGAATTTTCGCCGGAATCCGAATCCTTCGAGGCGGATGTCACCTCCAAGGCCTGTCTGGGAGAAGCGGTCAAGCTGGCCCAAAAAAAATTTGGTCGCATCGACATTCTGGTCAATAACGCCGGCATCAATCGGGATAACCTCCTGTTACGGATGTCCGACGGAGAGTGGGAGCAGGTGATGGCGGTTAATTTGACCGCGGTCTTTCAGCTGACTCGCCTGGTCTTGAGGCCCATGATGAAGGCCCGCTATGGCCGCATCATCAACATCGCCTCGGTGGTAGGGCAGACCGGCAATGCCGGACAGGCCAACTATACTGCCACCAAAGCAGGGTTGATTGGATTTACCAAAAGTCTGGCCCGAGAAGTGGCGAGCCGAAAAATCACCGCCAACTGCGTTGCACCCGGGTTTATTCGCTCTCCGATGACCGACAAGTTGAATCCCAAGGCTCAGGAGGCTATTCTCTCTCAGATTCCCTTGGGTGCGATGGGCTCTGGAGAGGATATCGCCGAGGCGGTCGCCTTTCTGGCTTCTGACCGGGCAGGCTACATCACCGGTGAGACCCTGAATGTCAACGGGGGGATGTACATGGGCTGA
- a CDS encoding dTMP kinase, with translation MQGKLITFEGGDGAGKSTQIRLVGDLLRQLGCEVVVTREPGGCDLAEKIRALLVTGEPGGMAPATELLLMEAARAEHVAQVIRPALEQGAWVLCDRFFDSTTAYQGYGRGMDLTWIDTLNRWATGDLIPDRTFYLDLDPEAGVSRSQGGEESRFEREGGAFHRRVREGFLNLAGRFPQRLRLIDATRDPDGVFQQIRQGMGDLLEAT, from the coding sequence ATGCAGGGAAAATTGATCACATTCGAAGGGGGCGATGGAGCGGGCAAATCCACCCAGATTCGCCTGGTGGGGGATCTGCTCCGGCAGCTGGGGTGCGAGGTGGTGGTGACCCGGGAGCCGGGGGGGTGTGACCTGGCGGAAAAAATCCGTGCATTGCTGGTTACCGGCGAGCCCGGTGGTATGGCCCCTGCTACGGAACTGCTGCTGATGGAGGCCGCCCGGGCTGAACATGTCGCTCAGGTGATCCGTCCCGCACTTGAGCAGGGGGCCTGGGTGCTTTGTGATCGATTTTTCGACAGCACCACCGCCTATCAGGGGTATGGTCGAGGGATGGATCTGACCTGGATCGACACCCTCAACCGCTGGGCCACCGGTGACTTGATACCGGATCGTACCTTCTATCTTGATCTCGACCCCGAGGCGGGGGTCTCCCGCTCCCAGGGGGGAGAGGAGTCCCGTTTTGAACGGGAGGGGGGAGCGTTTCACCGGCGGGTTCGTGAAGGTTTTTTAAACCTGGCCGGACGTTTCCCCCAGCGCCTGCGCTTGATTGACGCCACCCGGGATCCGGACGGGGTTTTCCAGCAGATACGGCAAGGCATGGGAGACCTTCTTGAAGCCACTTGA
- the pgsA gene encoding CDP-diacylglycerol--glycerol-3-phosphate 3-phosphatidyltransferase — MVWNLPNLLTAARILLIPFFVGFAHLPGKLGLLLATGFFSLAAITDWADGYVARRRGLHTNFGRFFDPVADKLLVICALVLLVAMGRANLILVMILLSREVIIMALRERMSGLGSVVHVSVMSKWKTGFQMTAIIMLLVQDALFGIPFQLPGQFFLFLSAALALFSGYTYMNEAWPKLRAST, encoded by the coding sequence ATGGTCTGGAACCTTCCAAACCTGCTGACAGCGGCCCGAATTCTCCTGATTCCCTTTTTTGTGGGCTTTGCCCACCTGCCGGGAAAGCTGGGATTGCTTTTGGCGACTGGCTTTTTCAGCTTGGCAGCCATCACCGACTGGGCGGACGGCTATGTGGCCCGACGCCGGGGACTACACACCAATTTCGGACGCTTTTTTGATCCGGTGGCCGATAAACTCCTGGTGATTTGCGCCCTGGTTTTGTTGGTGGCCATGGGACGGGCCAATCTGATTTTGGTGATGATTCTTCTCTCCCGGGAGGTGATCATCATGGCACTGCGGGAGCGGATGTCGGGGCTTGGCTCTGTTGTTCATGTTTCGGTGATGAGCAAATGGAAAACCGGCTTTCAGATGACGGCGATTATCATGCTGCTGGTGCAGGATGCGCTTTTCGGCATTCCCTTTCAGTTGCCGGGGCAATTTTTTCTCTTTCTTTCCGCAGCGTTAGCCCTGTTTTCGGGATACACTTACATGAATGAAGCTTGGCCAAAACTGCGGGCGAGCACTTAA
- the fabF gene encoding beta-ketoacyl-ACP synthase II, translating into MNRRVVITGVGLVTPLGTGNKLTWDGILAGKSGIAPITHFDTSEYASRIGGQCWDFNPLDWVSKKEIRKMDLFMFFGIAAAELAWREAGIEVTEENAPRIGVTVGSGIGGLSAIMKQAMVLKERGPRRISPFFIPMSLINLISGHLAIRFGIKGPNHAPVTACATGTHAIGDAARMIQRGEADVMVAGGAEAAMNELGVGGFAAAKALSTRNDDPEAASRPWDKGRDGFVIAEGAGVVVMETLEHAQKRGAKIYAEVAGYGMSGDAYHITAPDPSGDGAIRCMRAALNDAGVNPEEIEYINAHGTSTPLGDKGETDAVKQVFGDHAKKLMVSSTKSMIGHLLGAAGGVEAIFTAMALQQGVIPPTINLDDPDPECDLDYVPHTARQVSVNTALSNSFGFGGTNATLVLKRVP; encoded by the coding sequence GTGAATCGGAGAGTGGTCATCACCGGCGTGGGCTTGGTGACGCCGTTGGGAACAGGAAACAAGCTGACATGGGATGGGATCCTGGCCGGAAAGTCCGGCATCGCTCCTATCACCCATTTCGACACATCGGAGTATGCCAGCCGCATCGGTGGCCAATGCTGGGACTTCAATCCGCTGGATTGGGTGAGCAAAAAAGAGATTCGCAAGATGGATCTCTTCATGTTCTTCGGCATCGCCGCAGCGGAGCTTGCCTGGCGGGAAGCGGGCATTGAGGTAACGGAGGAGAATGCTCCGCGCATCGGCGTGACGGTAGGCTCCGGCATCGGTGGCCTATCAGCCATCATGAAGCAGGCCATGGTGCTTAAAGAGCGCGGTCCCCGACGGATTTCGCCCTTTTTCATTCCCATGTCCCTGATCAACCTCATCTCCGGACATCTGGCAATCCGTTTTGGCATCAAGGGCCCCAACCACGCCCCGGTGACGGCTTGTGCGACGGGCACCCATGCCATCGGCGATGCCGCCCGCATGATCCAACGGGGTGAGGCGGATGTCATGGTGGCTGGTGGCGCGGAAGCTGCCATGAATGAGCTGGGTGTGGGCGGTTTTGCCGCCGCCAAGGCTCTTTCCACCCGTAATGACGACCCGGAAGCCGCCTCCCGGCCCTGGGACAAGGGGCGGGATGGCTTTGTCATTGCCGAAGGCGCCGGGGTGGTGGTTATGGAAACCCTGGAACACGCCCAAAAGCGTGGTGCCAAGATTTATGCTGAGGTAGCCGGATACGGCATGTCGGGGGATGCCTACCACATCACAGCACCCGACCCAAGCGGTGACGGGGCCATACGCTGCATGCGGGCGGCCCTCAACGATGCAGGGGTCAATCCCGAAGAAATTGAATACATCAACGCCCATGGCACCTCCACCCCCTTGGGGGACAAAGGAGAGACCGATGCCGTCAAGCAGGTGTTCGGGGATCATGCCAAAAAGCTCATGGTCTCCTCCACCAAATCCATGATCGGTCACCTTTTGGGAGCGGCTGGCGGGGTCGAGGCTATCTTTACCGCCATGGCGCTGCAACAGGGGGTAATTCCGCCGACCATCAATCTGGATGATCCCGATCCCGAATGTGATCTGGATTATGTGCCCCACACCGCCCGGCAGGTCTCGGTGAACACGGCACTCTCCAACTCCTTTGGGTTTGGGGGCACCAACGCCACTCTGGTCCTCAAGCGCGTTCCCTGA
- a CDS encoding YchF/TatD family DNA exonuclease — protein MIFADSHAHIDFPDFNQDLAKVMERAWESGVGYVNVIGTDITKTKQLLSLCEQFPNVYCSAGIHPHNAGRFPDITVGEILAAASHTKVRAIGETGLDFFYDKSPKEVQIEVFRRQIQAAHAAGLPLVIHSRDAEEVTRQVMEEEQAQACGGVIHCFTGSEEFAQWGVDQGFYISFSGIVTFRTAQALRDVAKTLPLDRLLIETDAPYLAPVPHRGKRNEPGFVVQVAETLAQVRDISLEEVAQATTENYRRLFGVEGFPHEEAQEKETPEILAYPIGRALYLNVTRGCTLKCTFCPKWSHPQVHDYDLTLKRNPDAQALIQAMGDPGRYEEIVFCGFGEPTLRLEVMLAVAREVKRRGDIRVRLNTDGLANRVYGRDVTPRFKGLIDAVSVSLNAQDEATYDCHCKPAFGGAWQGMLDFIRAAKKHVPEVTATAIDGLEGVDMEACRRLAEDELGVGFRARHLNRVG, from the coding sequence ATGATTTTTGCCGACAGTCATGCCCATATCGATTTTCCTGATTTTAATCAGGATCTTGCCAAGGTAATGGAGCGCGCCTGGGAGTCGGGAGTGGGTTACGTTAACGTGATCGGAACGGATATAACGAAAACGAAACAGCTGCTCTCTCTCTGTGAGCAGTTTCCAAATGTCTATTGCAGTGCTGGAATCCACCCCCACAACGCTGGGCGTTTTCCGGATATCACCGTTGGCGAAATATTGGCAGCTGCCTCCCACACAAAAGTTCGGGCTATTGGCGAGACCGGGCTCGATTTTTTTTATGACAAGAGCCCGAAAGAGGTTCAAATCGAGGTGTTTCGCAGGCAGATTCAAGCAGCCCATGCGGCTGGGCTGCCATTGGTGATTCACTCCCGGGATGCCGAAGAGGTGACCCGGCAGGTGATGGAGGAGGAGCAGGCCCAGGCTTGTGGGGGGGTGATCCACTGCTTTACCGGCTCCGAAGAGTTTGCCCAGTGGGGAGTCGATCAGGGTTTTTACATCTCATTTTCCGGCATTGTCACTTTTCGCACCGCCCAGGCCTTGCGGGATGTAGCCAAAACCCTGCCCCTGGATCGCCTTCTGATTGAAACCGACGCCCCCTATCTGGCACCAGTTCCCCATCGGGGTAAGCGCAATGAGCCGGGTTTTGTTGTTCAGGTGGCTGAAACGTTGGCTCAGGTGAGGGATATTTCACTGGAGGAGGTGGCGCAAGCCACCACTGAAAACTATCGACGGCTCTTTGGAGTTGAAGGCTTTCCCCATGAAGAGGCCCAGGAGAAGGAAACGCCGGAAATTCTCGCCTATCCCATTGGCCGCGCTCTCTATCTCAACGTCACCCGGGGCTGCACCCTGAAGTGCACCTTTTGTCCCAAGTGGAGCCATCCCCAGGTACATGATTATGACCTCACCTTAAAGCGCAACCCCGATGCCCAGGCGTTGATCCAGGCCATGGGGGATCCGGGGCGCTATGAGGAGATTGTGTTTTGTGGGTTTGGGGAGCCGACTTTGCGTCTGGAGGTGATGCTGGCGGTGGCTCGGGAGGTCAAACGGCGGGGAGATATCCGGGTACGGCTCAATACGGACGGTTTGGCCAATCGGGTCTATGGCCGGGATGTCACCCCCCGCTTCAAGGGATTGATCGATGCGGTATCGGTCTCTCTCAACGCCCAGGATGAAGCCACGTATGATTGCCACTGCAAGCCGGCTTTTGGAGGGGCTTGGCAGGGCATGCTCGACTTTATCCGAGCCGCCAAAAAACATGTCCCGGAAGTGACCGCAACGGCTATCGATGGCTTGGAGGGGGTGGATATGGAAGCGTGCCGACGCTTGGCGGAAGATGAATTGGGCGTAGGGTTCAGAGCCCGTCATCTCAATCGGGTGGGGTGA
- the holB gene encoding DNA polymerase III subunit delta', translated as MKPLEAIRGQEEALQQLRSALSGERMGHAYLFYGPQGVGKGSAAKATLQSLFCRRESPAADGVSGCGVCGACRKLANASHPDVNFVGVESGKTQISVDQIRELSRVLSLTPFEGGWKGAIIDDAALMNASSANALLKTLEEPANHSLLILVTNQPGALLPTIRSRCQLVRFGTLEESELVSVLQEEAPQASAEVLQQACEIAQGSVARGLDFCLGEMPKLRARFLKELDHSTSGGLADLLDVALFWSHKDRFLTALVLLQAWFQERIRDSVFQEPKDGGAYQEGLMELSLWSDRLINRAKKFNLNRQLVLEAILIRLSRWRRTSS; from the coding sequence TTGAAGCCACTTGAGGCCATACGCGGTCAGGAAGAAGCCCTCCAGCAGCTACGCAGCGCTTTGAGTGGCGAGCGCATGGGCCATGCCTATCTTTTTTATGGCCCCCAGGGCGTGGGCAAAGGCAGTGCGGCCAAAGCCACATTGCAGTCCCTTTTTTGCCGTCGGGAGAGTCCGGCAGCAGATGGGGTTTCCGGGTGTGGCGTGTGCGGAGCCTGTCGCAAACTGGCCAATGCCAGCCATCCTGATGTGAATTTTGTCGGGGTGGAATCGGGCAAGACGCAAATTTCTGTGGATCAGATTCGGGAGCTTTCCCGGGTGCTCTCCCTAACCCCTTTTGAGGGGGGATGGAAGGGGGCGATCATCGATGATGCCGCCCTGATGAACGCTTCCTCAGCCAACGCTTTGCTCAAAACCCTGGAAGAGCCCGCCAACCACTCCTTGCTGATTTTGGTCACCAACCAACCAGGCGCACTGCTCCCGACCATTCGTTCCCGTTGTCAGCTGGTGCGATTTGGTACCCTGGAAGAGTCTGAATTAGTATCTGTTTTGCAGGAGGAGGCCCCCCAAGCCTCTGCAGAAGTGTTGCAGCAAGCGTGTGAGATAGCCCAGGGAAGTGTCGCCAGGGGGCTTGATTTTTGCCTGGGAGAGATGCCCAAACTCCGGGCCAGGTTTCTCAAGGAGCTTGATCACTCCACTTCGGGGGGGCTGGCAGATCTGCTGGATGTGGCCCTGTTTTGGAGTCACAAAGATCGTTTTTTGACGGCCCTGGTTCTTTTGCAGGCATGGTTCCAGGAGCGGATCCGTGATAGCGTGTTCCAGGAGCCGAAGGATGGGGGGGCGTATCAAGAGGGTCTGATGGAGCTATCCCTCTGGAGCGATCGGCTGATCAACCGAGCCAAAAAATTCAACCTGAACCGCCAGCTGGTGCTGGAAGCCATCCTGATTCGGCTTTCCAGATGGCGGCGGACATCCTCCTGA
- a CDS encoding MotA/TolQ/ExbB proton channel family protein, whose amino-acid sequence MIEFLSKGGVVMIPIGLCSVVALAIIFERFWALRRKQVIPPEAVRRIEELVMRGDMEGGKGYCIASRSSYGNIILSGLRNHGERRRVIKEAVEEAGRQEVVHMERYLTLLGTIAAITPLLGLLGTVLGMIKVFSVISTVGVGDPGVLANGISEALITTASGLTIAIPALGLHRYFNRVIDKYVVELERFALVVVEQIKSGH is encoded by the coding sequence ATGATCGAGTTTTTGTCCAAAGGTGGGGTGGTCATGATCCCCATCGGTCTCTGTTCAGTTGTGGCTCTGGCAATCATTTTTGAACGATTTTGGGCCTTGCGTCGCAAACAGGTCATTCCTCCTGAGGCGGTACGTCGTATCGAAGAGCTGGTGATGCGGGGGGATATGGAAGGGGGCAAAGGCTATTGCATTGCGTCCCGAAGCAGTTACGGCAACATCATTCTCTCCGGCTTGCGCAACCATGGAGAACGCCGTCGGGTCATCAAGGAAGCTGTCGAAGAGGCGGGCCGCCAGGAAGTGGTCCACATGGAAAGATACCTGACTCTTCTGGGAACCATTGCCGCCATTACGCCGCTTTTGGGCCTGCTGGGAACCGTTCTGGGAATGATCAAGGTCTTTTCAGTTATCTCGACGGTGGGGGTTGGCGACCCGGGGGTTTTAGCGAACGGTATATCAGAGGCCTTGATTACGACTGCTTCTGGCCTCACCATAGCCATTCCGGCCCTGGGGCTGCATCGTTATTTTAATCGCGTAATTGACAAGTATGTCGTTGAACTGGAACGTTTTGCGCTGGTAGTTGTCGAACAGATCAAGTCCGGTCATTAG
- a CDS encoding NYN domain-containing protein produces MFHKEERVAIFIDGSNLYAAIRSLNFDFDYKKLLSYFHNQCRLVRAYYYTALGDDQDYSPIRPLVDWLAYNGYTVITKPIKEYVDPNTGSKRTKGNMDIEIAVGMIKMAPYYDHAVLFSGDGDFRSVVEAVQDQGKLVTVISSLMTQPPMIADELRRQSDDFIELNSIKEHLIRTPL; encoded by the coding sequence ATGTTTCACAAAGAAGAACGTGTAGCGATTTTTATCGACGGATCCAACCTCTATGCGGCTATTCGATCCCTGAATTTTGATTTCGACTATAAAAAGCTCCTTTCCTATTTCCATAATCAGTGTCGGTTGGTGCGGGCCTACTACTATACCGCTCTGGGAGACGATCAGGACTACTCCCCAATCCGGCCTCTGGTGGACTGGCTGGCCTATAACGGATATACGGTTATCACCAAACCCATCAAAGAATATGTTGATCCCAATACTGGTTCCAAGCGAACCAAAGGCAACATGGATATCGAAATAGCGGTGGGTATGATTAAAATGGCCCCCTACTACGATCATGCGGTGTTGTTCTCCGGAGATGGCGATTTTCGTAGCGTGGTTGAGGCCGTTCAGGATCAAGGCAAACTGGTTACGGTCATCAGCTCCCTCATGACCCAGCCGCCGATGATCGCTGACGAACTGCGTCGACAGTCAGATGATTTCATTGAACTCAACTCCATCAAGGAACATCTGATCCGTACCCCCTTGTGA
- the mltG gene encoding endolytic transglycosylase MltG — protein sequence MRKTLLSGTLFLLLGGGVAAGFLTDRFFDFMDTPLAAPVELTIDSGWGVHQAARALEKEGVVTSARWFSLLARFYGEGYIQAGEYRFPAGETPLDHLERLREGKVVSHRLTLPEGFSVREVGQVLEQRGWSGALAFLEDPESPKKLGLDAPSLEGWLFPETYFFKKGDTAQQLIARMVAMTRVVLDEEWRGREKGITLTPYDGLILASIIEKETGNGNERQRISGVFHNRLKKRMLLQSDPTVIYGIPNFDGNITRKHLRTPTPFNTYTSRGLPPTPICNSGRAAIHAAFHPQKSNELFFVARSDGSGTHVFSRTLAAHERNVDRYQRHRKKSK from the coding sequence ATGCGCAAGACCCTCCTGTCTGGCACGCTCTTTCTGTTGTTGGGGGGAGGTGTGGCAGCGGGCTTTCTGACCGACCGCTTCTTTGACTTTATGGATACCCCCCTGGCCGCACCGGTGGAACTCACCATCGATAGCGGCTGGGGCGTGCATCAAGCCGCCCGTGCCCTGGAAAAAGAAGGGGTGGTCACTTCTGCCCGCTGGTTTTCCCTCCTCGCCCGTTTTTATGGTGAAGGATATATCCAAGCGGGTGAATATCGCTTTCCCGCTGGTGAGACGCCTCTGGATCATCTGGAGCGGCTACGGGAAGGGAAGGTGGTCAGTCATCGTTTGACCCTTCCCGAAGGGTTTTCAGTACGGGAGGTGGGGCAGGTTTTGGAGCAGAGAGGCTGGTCTGGGGCTTTGGCTTTTTTGGAAGACCCTGAGAGCCCCAAAAAACTGGGACTTGATGCCCCTTCCCTGGAGGGGTGGCTTTTTCCGGAGACCTATTTTTTCAAAAAAGGGGATACCGCCCAGCAACTGATCGCCCGGATGGTGGCGATGACCCGGGTGGTGCTGGATGAGGAGTGGCGGGGGCGGGAAAAGGGTATCACCCTCACCCCTTACGATGGTTTGATTCTCGCTTCCATCATCGAAAAAGAGACCGGTAACGGTAACGAACGGCAACGTATTTCCGGTGTTTTTCACAACCGCCTCAAAAAACGGATGCTGCTACAGAGCGACCCGACAGTGATCTACGGCATCCCCAATTTTGATGGCAACATCACCCGCAAGCATCTGCGCACCCCGACCCCTTTCAACACCTACACCAGTCGCGGTTTACCCCCCACCCCCATCTGCAACTCGGGTCGTGCAGCCATCCACGCGGCCTTTCATCCCCAAAAAAGTAACGAGCTGTTTTTTGTCGCCCGCAGTGACGGCAGCGGCACCCACGTCTTTTCCCGCACCCTGGCAGCACACGAACGCAACGTGGACCGATATCAGCGGCACCGCAAAAAATCCAAATGA
- a CDS encoding biopolymer transporter ExbD yields the protein MQFRAKTTKTPVTLDITPMVDVVFLLLLFFMVTTTFASINDIKLNLPQAKTGDALSSDSERIVVTLDRSGNLTVQGHSVSLENLGENLLKAAGGDLQQVIFIEADEAASHGRVVAILDASRQQGFSRLAIAAQAGFEKK from the coding sequence ATGCAGTTTCGGGCCAAAACAACCAAAACACCGGTCACCCTGGACATCACCCCCATGGTGGATGTGGTCTTTCTGCTCCTGCTCTTTTTCATGGTGACCACCACGTTTGCTTCGATCAACGACATCAAACTCAACCTGCCCCAAGCCAAAACGGGAGACGCCCTCTCCAGTGATTCGGAACGAATTGTTGTAACTCTGGACCGTTCAGGAAATTTAACGGTTCAAGGCCATTCGGTCTCCCTGGAAAATCTGGGAGAAAACCTCTTGAAAGCGGCAGGGGGCGATCTTCAGCAGGTTATTTTCATTGAAGCAGACGAGGCTGCCAGTCATGGACGGGTGGTGGCTATTTTGGATGCATCCCGCCAACAGGGTTTTTCCCGCCTGGCTATCGCAGCACAGGCTGGATTCGAAAAAAAATAA
- the fabD gene encoding ACP S-malonyltransferase — MAKTAFLFPGQGAQAVGMGQVLAEADGGVRELIQEADRVLGFSLGSLMFEGPADKLNLTENTQPALVTTALAACHLLMERSKLRPDYVAGHSLGEYAAISVAGGFSFADAVRLVRLRGQAMQEAVPVGVGGMAAMLNMSQEDVEAVCRDAAQESGQVCVPANFNTSAQIVISGHQEAVNRAVALAKERGAKRCVPLAVSAPFHSPLMEPAAKRMDEALKETGIKDLNIPLIANVTASEVTDGNEVRRLLVEQITGAVRWEASIHQLLTLGVDLFVEVGTGRVLSGMMKRIDRKARVVTINAPEDIDKLEGI, encoded by the coding sequence TTGGCCAAGACAGCCTTTCTTTTCCCCGGCCAGGGGGCTCAAGCCGTCGGAATGGGCCAGGTTCTGGCCGAAGCGGACGGCGGTGTTCGGGAGCTTATCCAGGAAGCCGACCGGGTGCTGGGCTTTTCCCTGGGCAGCTTGATGTTCGAAGGCCCGGCTGACAAGCTGAACCTGACGGAAAACACCCAGCCTGCGCTGGTAACCACCGCTCTGGCGGCGTGTCATCTGCTGATGGAACGCAGCAAACTGCGGCCCGATTATGTGGCAGGTCACTCTCTGGGAGAGTATGCCGCCATTTCAGTCGCGGGTGGCTTTTCCTTTGCCGATGCCGTGCGGTTGGTGCGGTTGCGTGGCCAAGCCATGCAGGAGGCGGTTCCCGTCGGCGTGGGGGGAATGGCCGCCATGCTCAACATGAGCCAGGAAGATGTGGAAGCGGTGTGTCGGGATGCGGCCCAGGAGAGTGGACAGGTGTGCGTTCCCGCCAATTTCAACACCTCGGCTCAAATTGTCATCTCCGGCCACCAGGAAGCGGTCAACAGAGCCGTGGCATTGGCCAAGGAGCGGGGCGCCAAGCGTTGTGTTCCCCTGGCGGTTTCAGCCCCTTTTCACTCCCCCTTGATGGAACCTGCTGCCAAACGAATGGATGAGGCACTCAAGGAAACCGGCATCAAGGATTTAAATATCCCCCTCATCGCCAACGTGACGGCATCTGAGGTGACTGACGGCAACGAAGTCAGACGGCTTTTGGTGGAACAGATAACTGGTGCCGTACGCTGGGAGGCCTCCATTCACCAATTGTTGACTCTCGGGGTGGATCTTTTTGTGGAAGTGGGTACTGGACGGGTTTTGAGCGGCATGATGAAACGGATCGACCGCAAAGCCCGAGTGGTCACCATCAACGCGCCCGAAGATATCGATAAACTGGAAGGGATCTGA